From Alkaliphilus flagellatus, the proteins below share one genomic window:
- a CDS encoding sodium:solute symporter family transporter: MISYFNIMALLALTVVTFTIIGVLYSRGKIETMDDFLTARGSTGSKILSATFLASFLGVFILFTPPEAGSIGGIITIIGYAIGVASLYFAFLVISPKIKAYLPEGSTLNDYALKRYGFKMYILTVLLSIFYMFVHLVAELTAIGLVAYELAEVPLLYTALFIGIGTLIYTAYGGLRASMFTDMIQMVLVVILLVVVTIGVIYYGGGIGEILGKATTNAPHLFDFKNWGGIEYGLTLCIGVFAANLFHQGYWQRVYAGKDDKTLRTSLITCILIALPIMMLTGLLGIVSTGLGVAESPSVALFSLVYKLFPSGLIIAVFMLALVLVMSTVDTLLNAMVATFTIDSQRIFKNIKKESLLTFARVMTVVLILPAILIASKGYSVLYLFFVADLVCAGVFFPLFFGLFNPHLTERIALAAAVLGVVSGVPFFVANKLLIAFALPVITSATICIIGSIITKQSNVSKNSLAPAKDH, encoded by the coding sequence ATGATTTCATATTTCAATATAATGGCTTTATTGGCATTAACAGTTGTTACTTTTACTATTATAGGTGTTCTATATAGTAGAGGGAAAATAGAAACCATGGATGATTTTCTAACTGCTAGGGGCAGTACAGGATCGAAAATATTATCTGCCACATTTCTAGCCTCATTCCTTGGGGTATTTATATTATTTACACCGCCAGAAGCAGGGTCAATTGGTGGAATTATAACTATTATAGGCTATGCAATAGGTGTAGCTAGTCTTTATTTTGCATTTTTAGTTATAAGCCCTAAAATTAAAGCTTATTTACCAGAAGGAAGCACATTAAATGATTATGCTTTAAAAAGATACGGATTTAAGATGTATATACTAACAGTATTATTATCTATATTTTACATGTTTGTACATTTAGTGGCAGAGCTTACGGCAATAGGCTTGGTGGCATATGAGCTGGCGGAAGTACCCCTACTTTATACCGCTTTATTTATTGGAATTGGAACATTAATATATACAGCCTATGGTGGACTTAGAGCATCCATGTTTACAGATATGATTCAAATGGTTTTAGTGGTAATATTATTAGTAGTAGTGACTATTGGAGTTATATATTATGGTGGAGGAATTGGAGAAATCCTAGGTAAGGCTACTACAAATGCGCCTCATTTATTTGATTTTAAAAACTGGGGTGGAATTGAATATGGTCTAACACTTTGCATTGGAGTATTTGCAGCTAACCTATTTCATCAGGGCTATTGGCAAAGAGTATATGCAGGTAAAGATGATAAAACACTTAGAACATCCTTAATTACTTGCATATTAATTGCTCTTCCTATAATGATGCTAACTGGATTGTTAGGAATTGTATCAACTGGACTTGGGGTTGCAGAAAGTCCGTCAGTTGCACTGTTCTCACTAGTTTACAAACTTTTCCCTAGTGGACTAATAATAGCTGTTTTTATGCTAGCCTTAGTTTTAGTAATGAGTACGGTAGACACACTTTTAAATGCAATGGTTGCCACATTTACAATAGATAGCCAAAGGATATTTAAAAATATTAAAAAGGAATCTTTATTAACCTTTGCTAGGGTTATGACGGTGGTACTAATTTTACCTGCAATCTTAATAGCATCAAAGGGATACAGTGTTCTTTACCTTTTCTTTGTTGCAGACCTAGTATGTGCTGGAGTATTTTTCCCATTGTTCTTTGGACTCTTCAATCCTCATTTAACAGAAAGGATCGCGCTAGCAGCAGCTGTACTAGGAGTAGTTTCAGGAGTACCATTCTTTGTAGCTAACAAGCTATTAATAGCATTTGCACTGCCAGTTATTACTTCAGCTACTATATGTATAATTGGTTCTATAATTACCAAACAATCTAATGTTTCAAAGAACAGCCTAGCTCCTGCTAAAGATCACTAA
- a CDS encoding putative ABC transporter permease yields MNQYLNLHTIFLIFIVYSFLGWCLEVIFHIYTDKKLINRGFLHGPICPIYGTGSVLMILFLTPLQDNIFYLFMGGFIVATILEYITGYVLEIVFDTKWWDYTNEKFNLKGYVCLRFSIMWGVASVFLMRALNYKIQEIIYSIPSFMIEPLYNIILVIFVVDVTLTINSLIEFRAILKELKVIKGELSQKLKEKDGLLIQRRDKVYMRLKKRHISFLRMYPTLTKDKFSDLISEIKSRIEERKI; encoded by the coding sequence TTGAATCAATATTTAAATCTACATACTATATTTTTAATTTTTATAGTTTATTCATTTTTAGGGTGGTGCCTAGAAGTTATATTTCATATTTATACCGATAAGAAGCTGATTAACAGAGGATTTTTACATGGACCTATTTGTCCTATTTATGGTACTGGATCAGTATTAATGATATTATTTTTAACACCACTACAAGACAATATTTTCTATTTATTTATGGGTGGATTCATTGTAGCTACTATTTTAGAATATATAACAGGCTATGTTTTAGAGATAGTATTTGATACAAAATGGTGGGATTACACTAATGAAAAGTTTAATTTAAAAGGATATGTGTGCTTAAGATTTTCGATCATGTGGGGAGTTGCATCAGTATTTTTAATGAGGGCTTTAAATTATAAAATACAAGAAATCATATATTCAATACCTAGCTTTATGATAGAGCCATTATATAATATAATCCTAGTTATTTTTGTTGTAGACGTTACTTTAACAATTAACTCTTTAATTGAGTTTAGAGCAATACTAAAAGAGCTTAAAGTAATTAAAGGGGAGCTAAGTCAAAAACTTAAAGAAAAAGATGGTTTATTAATACAGCGTAGAGACAAGGTATATATGAGATTGAAAAAACGACATATTAGTTTTTTAAGAATGTATCCTACCTTAACCAAAGATAAGTTTAGTGACTTAATTAGCGAAATAAAATCTAGGATAGAGGAAAGAAAGATATAA
- a CDS encoding HDIG domain-containing metalloprotein: protein MYKIYRIKQFYWYFTSIFKKIDEEFVIGYLNKKELALFKKLSVGEQHHSIRVAKNAIKIINDKKILGIDMNWFIKICLLHDIGKTDGNINIIDKSILVIIDKLSKGTIKKYANIKKIDIYYNHPTKAMKILKPLNLDEESLYIIRNHHKVVEDNMLLNILKESDDIS from the coding sequence GTGTATAAAATATACAGGATTAAACAATTCTATTGGTATTTTACAAGTATTTTTAAAAAGATTGATGAAGAATTTGTAATTGGATATTTAAATAAAAAAGAATTAGCTCTGTTTAAAAAATTATCTGTAGGAGAACAGCATCATAGCATAAGAGTTGCTAAAAATGCCATTAAAATCATTAATGATAAAAAAATATTAGGAATAGATATGAACTGGTTTATAAAAATATGTTTGCTACATGATATAGGGAAAACAGATGGGAATATTAACATTATCGACAAGTCAATATTAGTGATTATAGATAAGCTATCTAAAGGAACTATAAAAAAATATGCAAATATAAAAAAAATAGATATATATTATAATCATCCAACAAAAGCTATGAAAATCCTAAAACCCCTTAATTTAGATGAAGAATCTTTATATATAATAAGAAATCATCATAAAGTTGTAGAAGATAACATGCTTTTAAATATATTAAAGGAAAGTGATGATATTTCCTAA
- a CDS encoding GntR family transcriptional regulator: MERRKTMPEIIVERLKEAIINGELKGGQQLKQDEIAKSFNASMIPVREALRILEVQGLVKFYPNKGAIVSELSVEEVEEIFDIRIMLEKGALVYAIDNLDNKDIEYAEYILRKMDDLEDEEHLSELNLEFHNVLYNASKKEILLGLISDMHIKVERYMRIYLLNMGFHQASQYEHYEILEACKNKDKDLATRLLEQHMESAKQSLVTFLRS; this comes from the coding sequence ATGGAAAGACGCAAAACAATGCCAGAGATCATCGTAGAAAGATTAAAGGAAGCTATTATAAATGGAGAATTGAAGGGAGGCCAGCAGTTAAAGCAAGATGAAATTGCTAAAAGCTTTAATGCAAGTATGATTCCAGTGAGGGAGGCCTTAAGGATATTAGAGGTACAGGGACTTGTGAAATTCTATCCTAATAAGGGTGCAATAGTAAGTGAACTTTCAGTAGAAGAAGTTGAGGAGATATTTGATATTAGAATAATGCTTGAAAAAGGAGCATTAGTATATGCCATAGATAACTTAGACAATAAAGATATAGAGTACGCAGAATATATTTTAAGGAAAATGGATGATCTAGAAGATGAAGAACACTTGAGTGAGCTTAATCTTGAGTTTCATAATGTATTATACAACGCTAGTAAAAAAGAAATATTGTTGGGTCTTATTAGCGATATGCATATTAAGGTTGAAAGATACATGAGGATTTATCTACTTAATATGGGCTTTCACCAAGCGTCTCAATATGAGCATTATGAAATATTAGAAGCATGTAAAAACAAGGATAAGGATCTTGCAACAAGGTTATTAGAACAACATATGGAAAGTGCTAAACAATCTCTAGTTACTTTTTTAAGGAGTTAG
- a CDS encoding glycyl radical protein, giving the protein MSTERIARLKKNYIDTKPSICVERAIAFTESHKATEGEAMILRRAKAFKEVCKQISVSIFDGELIVGTPGIYRRSGFVCPEFSWQWVEKEMDDFENRSQDAYLIGKDQKEILRRDIFPYWQGKSLEEAFLSTIPEETKKIAVDTGIVDNDSKWRSAVGEITPDYQDIIFKKGFGGIKDEAMEKLANLEPLTGDNIDKINFYKSVVESCNGIITLAERHSEKAREMALLENDAKRKEELLKISEICNNIPKNPPSTFYEAIQTVWFVQLGSILSENSLALNLGRFDQYMYPFYEKDLRDGRITEEEAQELIEALWLKLSEWVWAISKNTAQYFAGYNSFQNLTVGGRRRDGSDATNDISYMCLAASKNVKTHQPGLSVRIHPDCPQEFLIAVCDLIREGTGFPAVHNDRVGSQMLLAAGLSPEDARDWSNCGCVVPHFRKVGEWTSAVNINFAGALEYALNNGKSRITGEQMGLEIEKKNFNSIEDVKAAFYKQLSNLIKHAVVSTVVAQQIHTEMVPRPFLSTLVDGCMEKGIDLSRGGALYNVGPVLTGIGVADVANSLAAIKALVFDEKKISIDELNKALDRNWEGYEDLRKQALECPKYGNDIDKVDYLAVEISDFYNREIKKYKDYFGSPFNSAFMGISNYIPTGSVIGATPDGRYAKSPLTEGVSPHAGTDLTSPTAAMRSAAKINHDIHTGGTLLNVKLSPELLKTDKSLVNLASLIRAYFELGAFHVQFNVISTETLRKAQENPEEYKDLLVRVAGYSTQFVNLSREVQDAIIERTTYENI; this is encoded by the coding sequence ATGAGTACTGAGCGTATAGCTAGATTAAAGAAAAATTATATTGATACAAAGCCATCAATTTGTGTTGAAAGGGCTATTGCCTTTACTGAATCCCATAAAGCTACTGAAGGAGAGGCAATGATACTTCGAAGAGCAAAGGCTTTTAAAGAAGTATGTAAACAAATTTCTGTATCTATATTTGATGGCGAATTAATAGTAGGAACTCCAGGTATATATAGAAGGTCCGGATTTGTCTGTCCTGAGTTTTCATGGCAATGGGTAGAGAAGGAAATGGATGATTTTGAAAATAGAAGTCAGGATGCATATTTAATAGGCAAGGATCAGAAAGAAATACTTCGAAGAGATATATTCCCATATTGGCAGGGCAAGTCCTTAGAGGAAGCATTCCTTTCTACAATACCAGAGGAAACAAAAAAGATAGCCGTAGATACTGGAATAGTAGATAATGATTCAAAATGGAGAAGTGCTGTAGGAGAAATAACTCCAGATTATCAAGATATTATTTTTAAAAAGGGCTTTGGAGGTATTAAGGATGAAGCTATGGAGAAACTAGCAAATCTTGAACCTCTAACAGGTGATAATATAGATAAAATAAACTTTTATAAATCCGTAGTAGAAAGCTGCAATGGGATAATCACTCTCGCCGAAAGGCATTCTGAAAAGGCAAGGGAAATGGCATTGTTAGAAAATGATGCAAAGAGGAAGGAAGAGTTACTAAAGATATCGGAAATTTGTAATAATATACCTAAAAATCCACCCTCTACTTTCTATGAAGCAATTCAAACCGTTTGGTTTGTTCAATTAGGTTCAATTTTATCTGAAAACTCCTTAGCCCTAAATCTAGGAAGATTCGATCAATATATGTATCCTTTTTATGAAAAGGATTTAAGAGATGGACGTATAACAGAGGAAGAAGCCCAAGAGTTAATAGAAGCTCTTTGGCTGAAGCTTTCTGAGTGGGTATGGGCAATATCAAAAAATACAGCACAATACTTTGCAGGATATAATTCCTTCCAAAACTTAACAGTGGGAGGAAGAAGGCGTGATGGTAGCGATGCTACAAACGATATTTCCTATATGTGTCTTGCGGCTAGTAAAAATGTTAAAACTCATCAGCCGGGATTAAGTGTTAGAATACATCCAGATTGTCCACAGGAGTTTTTAATTGCAGTATGCGATCTAATTAGAGAAGGAACGGGTTTTCCAGCTGTACACAACGATAGAGTAGGTTCTCAAATGCTACTTGCAGCAGGCCTTTCTCCAGAGGATGCAAGGGATTGGAGCAATTGTGGCTGCGTTGTACCTCACTTTAGAAAGGTTGGGGAATGGACATCAGCTGTTAATATTAATTTTGCAGGGGCCCTAGAATATGCACTAAACAATGGTAAAAGTCGTATAACAGGAGAGCAGATGGGCCTTGAAATAGAAAAGAAAAACTTTAATAGTATTGAAGATGTGAAGGCTGCATTTTACAAGCAGCTATCTAACTTAATAAAACATGCAGTAGTTTCAACAGTTGTGGCACAGCAGATTCATACAGAGATGGTTCCAAGACCATTCTTATCTACTTTAGTAGATGGTTGCATGGAAAAAGGTATAGATTTAAGTAGAGGTGGAGCTTTATATAATGTAGGCCCAGTTTTAACAGGAATTGGGGTTGCAGACGTGGCGAACTCTCTAGCTGCAATAAAGGCTTTAGTATTTGATGAGAAAAAGATTTCAATAGATGAACTAAACAAAGCCTTAGATAGAAACTGGGAAGGATATGAAGACTTAAGAAAACAAGCCCTAGAATGCCCTAAATATGGGAATGATATTGATAAAGTAGATTACCTTGCAGTTGAGATTTCCGATTTCTATAATAGGGAGATTAAAAAATACAAGGACTACTTTGGTTCACCATTTAACTCCGCTTTTATGGGAATTTCAAATTATATCCCAACAGGAAGTGTAATAGGAGCCACACCAGATGGAAGATATGCCAAATCTCCACTTACAGAGGGGGTATCTCCCCATGCAGGTACAGACCTTACAAGTCCTACAGCTGCAATGAGGTCGGCTGCGAAAATTAATCACGATATTCATACAGGAGGTACACTTTTAAATGTAAAGCTTTCTCCAGAATTATTAAAGACTGATAAGAGCTTAGTTAACTTAGCTTCACTTATTAGGGCATACTTTGAACTAGGAGCATTCCATGTTCAGTTTAATGTTATATCCACAGAGACCTTAAGAAAGGCTCAAGAGAATCCAGAGGAATATAAAGATCTCCTTGTAAGGGTGGCAGGTTATAGCACCCAGTTTGTTAACTTATCAAGAGAAGTTCAAGATGCAATTATTGAGAGGACCACATACGAGAACATATAA
- a CDS encoding glycyl-radical enzyme activating protein — protein sequence MQNLNHNIMGYVFQTQRWSLHDGDGIRTTIFLNGCPLRCSWCHNPESWTNNSIQPISVEDLMKTIKRDAVFYRASGGGVTFSGGEPTYQTEFLRELVKNCMLLGIDTAIETSGYFSWDKTKDILEALDFVFVDIKHMDSQVHKKYTGVDNKLILENIIKISNMGKKPVIRIPLIPDVNDNDENINQTSEFILKNLEVRGVEVLPYHDYGLYKYKDLGLDSKYEFITPTKEKIEKVKSRIKKHGINIINY from the coding sequence ATGCAAAATTTAAATCACAATATTATGGGTTATGTATTTCAAACTCAACGTTGGAGTTTACATGATGGAGATGGTATAAGAACAACCATATTTTTAAATGGTTGTCCCCTAAGATGTAGCTGGTGCCACAATCCAGAATCCTGGACCAATAATTCTATACAGCCTATTTCAGTAGAAGATCTTATGAAAACTATTAAAAGAGATGCAGTTTTCTATAGAGCATCGGGCGGAGGAGTAACCTTTTCTGGTGGAGAGCCAACATATCAAACTGAGTTTTTAAGAGAACTAGTTAAAAACTGCATGCTCCTTGGAATAGATACAGCTATAGAAACAAGTGGATACTTTTCTTGGGATAAAACAAAGGATATACTAGAAGCATTAGACTTTGTATTTGTGGATATTAAACATATGGATAGCCAAGTCCATAAAAAGTATACGGGAGTAGATAATAAGCTTATATTGGAAAACATAATTAAAATAAGTAATATGGGCAAAAAGCCTGTAATAAGAATACCATTAATACCAGATGTAAACGATAATGATGAAAACATTAATCAAACAAGTGAGTTTATTTTAAAAAACCTGGAAGTGAGAGGAGTAGAAGTGCTTCCATACCACGATTACGGACTATATAAGTATAAAGACTTAGGTCTAGACTCTAAATATGAGTTTATAACGCCTACAAAAGAAAAAATAGAGAAAGTAAAATCTAGAATTAAAAAGCACGGTATAAATATAATTAATTATTAG
- a CDS encoding MarR family winged helix-turn-helix transcriptional regulator: protein MDFHDPDSLQHIFYQVIRLHHQRSHMLLDKVGVYPGQPFLLFALYHRNGQSQKDLANKLNIKASTIATMVKRMEKVGLIERRQDFEDQRVSRVYITEKGMEVCKEVDKIRKVIEIESFSNFTEEEQMLLRRLLMQMRDNLKKVCHNS, encoded by the coding sequence ATGGACTTTCATGATCCAGATTCGTTACAACATATTTTTTATCAAGTAATACGCCTTCATCATCAAAGAAGCCATATGCTCTTAGATAAAGTAGGGGTATATCCAGGTCAACCTTTTCTGTTATTTGCCCTATACCATAGAAATGGTCAGAGCCAGAAAGATTTAGCTAATAAACTTAATATTAAGGCGTCTACAATTGCTACAATGGTTAAAAGAATGGAAAAAGTGGGGCTTATCGAGCGTAGGCAGGACTTTGAAGACCAGCGAGTTTCAAGGGTGTATATTACTGAAAAAGGAATGGAAGTATGTAAAGAAGTTGATAAAATTAGAAAAGTTATAGAAATAGAATCCTTTAGTAATTTCACAGAGGAAGAGCAAATGCTGCTTCGTAGATTATTAATGCAAATGCGAGATAATCTTAAAAAAGTATGCCATAATAGTTAG
- a CDS encoding ABC transporter ATP-binding protein translates to MLKLFKFLKPYRLSVMAALGLIFLQAISELYLPTLMANIVDIGVVDGDTAYIFKVGILMILIAIGGTLCAIVSSYLSAKTSTAFGRDLRGQVFKRAEDFSLNEFDKIGASSLITRTTNDITQIQQVVMMSLRMMARAPMMAIGGIIMAVSKNAKLSLVIVFVIPIILLGILAVAKKGVPLFKVMQTKLDKLNQVLRENLMGVRVIRAFNRIDHEKKRFKEANYDLTSTAIKVNKLMSALMPTMSLILNFTTIAVIWFGAIKIDSGAMQVGDLMAFIQYVTQIMFALIMVSMMFVMIPRASASAVRINEVLDTIPEIKDPAKSSITDATSTSGLVEFKNVIFSYPGAEEPAINDISFTARPGKVTAIIGGTGSGKSTLLNLIPRFYDIDSGSILLDGVDIRQMEQKNLRNKIGFVPQKAVLFTGTIAENIRYGKEDATDEEVRLAAEIAQATEFISNMKDGFDSVIAQGGTNVSGGQKQRLSIARALVRRPEIYLFDDSFSALDFKTDAKLRGALKGETTNSTLIIVAQRVSTIIDADQIIVLDKGKIAGVGNHEELLKTCDVYREIVYSQLSEEEIA, encoded by the coding sequence ATGCTTAAACTATTTAAATTTTTAAAACCCTATCGTCTGTCGGTTATGGCAGCTTTAGGACTAATATTTCTACAAGCCATTTCGGAATTATACCTACCTACATTAATGGCAAACATTGTTGACATAGGTGTAGTCGATGGAGATACAGCCTATATATTTAAAGTAGGTATTTTGATGATACTAATTGCTATAGGAGGAACTCTATGTGCAATTGTATCTAGCTATTTGTCAGCAAAAACTTCCACAGCCTTTGGCAGGGATCTTCGAGGTCAAGTTTTTAAAAGAGCAGAAGATTTTTCTCTTAATGAATTTGACAAAATAGGGGCATCATCTCTCATTACTAGAACCACAAACGATATTACACAAATACAACAGGTAGTGATGATGTCTCTTAGAATGATGGCAAGAGCACCGATGATGGCTATTGGTGGTATTATTATGGCAGTTTCTAAAAATGCAAAACTATCATTAGTTATTGTATTTGTTATACCTATAATTTTATTAGGAATACTTGCTGTAGCTAAAAAAGGGGTGCCGCTATTTAAAGTAATGCAGACCAAGCTTGATAAGTTAAATCAAGTGCTAAGAGAAAACCTTATGGGAGTTAGAGTAATTAGAGCTTTTAATAGAATAGATCACGAAAAGAAGCGATTTAAAGAAGCAAACTATGATCTTACAAGTACAGCCATTAAGGTTAATAAGTTAATGTCAGCATTAATGCCAACTATGTCTTTAATACTTAACTTTACAACAATAGCTGTAATATGGTTTGGTGCTATAAAAATTGACAGCGGAGCTATGCAAGTAGGGGACTTAATGGCATTCATTCAATATGTAACGCAAATTATGTTTGCTTTAATTATGGTTTCTATGATGTTTGTAATGATACCTCGTGCTTCTGCATCTGCAGTGAGAATTAATGAGGTACTTGATACGATTCCAGAAATAAAGGATCCAGCAAAATCTAGTATTACTGATGCAACAAGTACAAGTGGATTGGTAGAGTTTAAAAATGTAATATTTAGTTACCCTGGTGCAGAAGAGCCAGCTATAAATGATATTTCATTTACCGCAAGACCTGGTAAAGTTACAGCCATTATTGGAGGTACTGGATCAGGAAAATCAACATTATTAAATCTTATTCCTAGATTTTATGATATAGATAGCGGAAGTATTTTACTAGATGGAGTAGATATAAGGCAAATGGAACAAAAAAACCTTCGTAACAAAATAGGTTTTGTTCCTCAGAAGGCAGTGCTTTTCACAGGAACAATTGCAGAAAATATTAGATATGGAAAAGAAGATGCAACAGATGAAGAGGTAAGGTTGGCAGCAGAAATAGCTCAAGCTACCGAGTTTATATCAAATATGAAGGATGGATTTGATTCTGTTATTGCACAGGGTGGAACCAATGTTTCTGGTGGACAAAAACAGAGACTTTCTATTGCAAGAGCTTTAGTAAGAAGACCAGAAATATATTTATTTGACGATAGTTTTTCTGCCCTCGACTTTAAAACCGATGCAAAATTACGTGGTGCTTTAAAAGGTGAAACCACTAATTCTACACTAATCATAGTTGCACAAAGGGTAAGTACTATTATAGATGCAGATCAAATAATAGTTTTGGATAAGGGTAAAATTGCAGGAGTAGGAAATCATGAAGAACTCTTGAAAACCTGTGACGTTTATAGGGAGATTGTATATTCTCAGCTTTCAGAGGAGGAGATTGCCTAA
- a CDS encoding ABC transporter ATP-binding protein, producing MKDNRQQKPTIRPGGGHGRGPIMGMPTEKAKDFKGTLRRLLSYLKPFRLQLTIVMLTAILSTGFSILSPKIMGKATTKLFEGTIKRIEGVAGASIDFDYILRILFILGVLYIVSAVFSYIQQLIMATVAQKTVYNMRNDVNDKLSRLPLKFFDSHTHGEILSRITNDVDNISNTLQQSITQLITSLITLVGIVVMMLTISPVMTLILVVTLPLYVLVTKSVAKRSQKYFLQQQKTLGELNGHIEEMYTGHKIVKAFSREEKSIEHFDKINETLYDAGWKAQFISGVIMPLMSFVNNIGYVIISVVGGILAIKNAIQIGDVQAFIQYSRQFTQPIVQTANIANILQSTIASAERVFELLDEVEEIPDSEDSMVIKMPKGEVAFQNVKFGYKEEEPLIEDMNIDVKPGQTIAIVGPTGAGKTTLVNLLMRFYEIGEGKITVDGFDIRDLNRGHLRSIFGMVLQDTWLFNGTIKDNIAYGRKDATDEEIVKAAKAAHADYFIRTLPDGYETILGEEASNISQGQKQLLTIARAILADPAILILDEATSSVDTRTEVYIQKAMNTLMEGRTSFVIAHRLSTIRDADLILVMNEGSIIEKGNHKELLARQGFYADLYNSQFTGGKKLA from the coding sequence ATGAAAGATAATAGACAACAAAAACCAACGATAAGGCCAGGTGGTGGTCACGGTAGAGGACCAATTATGGGTATGCCTACCGAAAAGGCAAAAGATTTTAAAGGGACACTTAGAAGATTGTTAAGTTATTTGAAACCATTTAGGCTTCAACTTACTATAGTAATGCTAACTGCAATACTAAGCACAGGATTTAGCATACTTAGTCCGAAGATTATGGGTAAGGCAACAACTAAACTTTTTGAAGGAACAATAAAAAGGATAGAAGGAGTAGCTGGAGCTAGTATAGACTTTGATTATATATTAAGAATACTATTTATTTTAGGGGTATTATACATTGTTAGTGCTGTTTTTAGCTATATACAACAACTAATTATGGCTACAGTTGCACAAAAAACTGTATATAATATGCGTAACGATGTAAATGATAAGCTTTCCAGGCTACCACTTAAGTTTTTTGACTCTCATACCCACGGAGAAATATTAAGCCGAATAACCAATGATGTTGATAATATAAGCAATACTTTGCAACAAAGCATTACCCAGCTTATTACATCATTAATAACCCTTGTAGGTATAGTAGTTATGATGCTTACTATCAGCCCTGTTATGACTTTGATTCTGGTTGTAACACTACCACTATATGTACTAGTAACAAAGTCTGTAGCTAAACGTTCTCAGAAATACTTTTTACAGCAACAAAAGACTTTGGGAGAGCTTAATGGACATATAGAGGAAATGTATACTGGACATAAAATAGTTAAGGCTTTTTCTAGGGAGGAAAAGTCAATAGAGCATTTCGACAAAATTAATGAAACACTCTATGATGCAGGCTGGAAGGCCCAATTTATTTCGGGCGTAATTATGCCCCTTATGTCCTTTGTTAATAATATTGGATATGTTATTATTTCTGTTGTTGGGGGTATTTTAGCAATTAAAAATGCAATTCAAATAGGAGATGTTCAGGCTTTTATACAATATTCAAGACAGTTTACACAGCCAATAGTTCAAACAGCTAATATAGCTAATATTTTGCAATCTACTATAGCGTCAGCGGAGCGTGTTTTTGAACTTCTAGATGAGGTTGAGGAAATTCCAGATAGTGAAGATAGTATGGTTATTAAAATGCCTAAGGGAGAAGTTGCTTTCCAAAATGTAAAGTTTGGATATAAAGAAGAAGAGCCTTTAATAGAAGATATGAATATAGATGTAAAACCAGGTCAAACAATTGCTATTGTAGGACCAACTGGAGCAGGTAAAACTACCCTTGTGAATCTTTTAATGCGTTTTTATGAAATAGGTGAAGGGAAAATTACCGTTGATGGTTTTGATATTAGAGATTTAAATAGAGGACATTTAAGAAGTATATTTGGTATGGTCCTGCAAGACACATGGCTATTTAATGGTACTATAAAAGACAATATAGCCTACGGTAGAAAAGACGCCACTGATGAAGAGATTGTTAAGGCAGCTAAGGCAGCTCATGCGGACTATTTTATTAGAACTCTTCCGGATGGGTACGAAACAATACTTGGAGAAGAGGCATCTAATATCTCTCAAGGTCAAAAACAACTTCTTACAATTGCTCGCGCAATACTTGCTGATCCAGCAATATTAATTTTAGATGAGGCTACAAGTAGTGTAGATACAAGAACAGAAGTTTATATACAAAAAGCTATGAACACACTGATGGAAGGAAGAACAAGCTTTGTAATAGCCCACAGATTGTCTACAATAAGAGATGCAGATCTAATATTAGTTATGAACGAAGGTAGTATTATTGAAAAGGGTAATCATAAAGAGCTCTTAGCTCGGCAAGGTTTTTATGCAGATCTGTATAATAGTCAGTTTACTGGTGGAAAAAAATTAGCTTAA